Proteins co-encoded in one Armatimonadota bacterium genomic window:
- a CDS encoding glycosyltransferase family 4 protein codes for MFVTQVMDPTDPVLGFTVGWIRALASRCDRLTVIANEVRRVPDDLEARVVSLGKEQGAPPWRRFAAYLAHLQRTLVNDRPDALFAHMCPRYLNAAAPLLSLHGVAGVLWFAHPRDSRALRIAERASALVLTSLPGAFPFSSRKVRIIGQGIDMAAFCGIYPPVPHDGLDLLALGRLSPVKGLHTIIAAASKLRADDLPVRLRIVGPATTSQEEAYAQRLRRLAAETDGWVSIESPVPAPEVPRVLAEADVLVNGTRAGSGDKVVLEAMAAGRLAVWSNPCFDGLAEGLPMRLRYREGDATDLAEVLRGIWKAPVAVRAQTAEELRARVREGHSLDGWADRVVDVIGKLAVE; via the coding sequence CCGACCCGGTGCTCGGGTTTACGGTCGGGTGGATCCGAGCACTCGCCAGTCGCTGCGATAGGCTCACGGTGATCGCCAACGAGGTCCGCCGGGTGCCGGATGACCTCGAGGCCAGGGTGGTCTCGCTCGGCAAGGAGCAGGGCGCGCCTCCGTGGCGCCGGTTCGCGGCGTACCTGGCGCACCTGCAGCGTACCCTCGTGAACGACCGCCCCGACGCGTTGTTCGCCCATATGTGCCCCCGGTACCTGAACGCGGCAGCTCCGCTGCTGAGCCTCCACGGAGTTGCGGGCGTTCTGTGGTTCGCCCATCCTCGAGACTCCCGAGCGCTCCGCATCGCGGAGCGAGCGTCCGCGCTGGTCCTCACGTCGCTGCCGGGAGCCTTCCCCTTCTCAAGCCGAAAGGTCCGAATTATCGGACAGGGGATCGACATGGCTGCTTTCTGCGGCATCTACCCCCCGGTGCCCCACGATGGCCTAGACCTCCTCGCACTCGGGAGGCTGTCGCCTGTGAAGGGTCTCCATACGATAATCGCCGCGGCGTCGAAGCTGCGGGCCGACGACCTGCCGGTTCGGTTGCGCATCGTGGGGCCGGCGACGACCTCGCAAGAGGAGGCGTATGCGCAACGGCTCCGCCGGCTTGCTGCCGAGACCGACGGATGGGTCAGTATCGAATCCCCTGTGCCAGCCCCGGAGGTGCCGCGCGTGCTCGCGGAAGCGGACGTCCTCGTGAACGGAACCAGGGCAGGCTCGGGGGACAAGGTGGTCCTCGAGGCGATGGCAGCGGGGCGGCTCGCTGTGTGGTCCAACCCCTGCTTCGATGGCCTCGCCGAAGGCTTGCCGATGCGCCTCCGTTACCGTGAAGGTGACGCGACCGACCTGGCCGAGGTCCTCAGGGGGATCTGGAAGGCGCCCGTCGCCGTCCGGGCGCAGACGGCAGAGGAGCTGCGCGCCCGAGTGCGCGAGGGGCACTCGCTGGACGGATGGGCCGATCGCGTGGTGGACGTGATCGGGAAGCTGGCCGTCGAGTGA
- a CDS encoding methyltransferase domain-containing protein, whose amino-acid sequence MQVGRARRIREIYRRHNATRGADFIYGGEERVTRIRQALPAAPTLVLDLGCRDGALAHALGLDPARTVGVDIDLDALRTARGSARLRPVACDLWAGLPFKDGTFDVVLAGEILEHVPFPEVVLEEARRVLREGGVLVGSVPNAFRLKNRLRFLFGRPFEDDPTHLHHFSPATLFCTLERYFEEVSVKPCVGRLARFAPQLTSNDLVFFARRSMTGDG is encoded by the coding sequence ATGCAGGTGGGAAGAGCGAGACGGATCCGCGAGATCTACCGTCGACACAACGCAACCCGCGGAGCCGATTTCATCTACGGTGGCGAAGAGCGCGTTACCCGGATCCGCCAGGCCTTGCCCGCCGCCCCGACGCTCGTGCTCGACCTGGGTTGCCGGGACGGGGCCCTGGCGCACGCCCTCGGGCTTGACCCGGCACGTACGGTGGGCGTCGACATAGATCTCGATGCGCTCAGGACTGCGCGGGGCTCCGCGAGGCTCCGCCCGGTTGCATGCGACCTGTGGGCCGGTCTGCCCTTCAAAGACGGAACCTTCGACGTCGTGCTGGCGGGGGAGATCCTCGAGCACGTCCCCTTCCCCGAGGTCGTGCTGGAGGAGGCTCGCCGGGTCCTACGTGAAGGAGGCGTGCTGGTGGGGTCCGTCCCGAACGCGTTCAGACTCAAGAACCGGCTTCGGTTCCTGTTCGGGAGGCCGTTCGAGGACGACCCCACCCATCTGCATCACTTCTCGCCGGCGACGCTTTTCTGCACGCTTGAGCGCTACTTTGAAGAGGTGTCGGTGAAGCCGTGCGTCGGCCGGCTGGCGCGGTTCGCTCCGCAGCTCACGTCCAACGACCTCGTGTTCTTTGCCCGCCGGTCGATGACAGGCGATGGCTAG